AGGGCCTGTTGGAGGTAATGGCGTCATACACATCGCACACGGCCGTCATTTTACTGAGCAGGGTTATATCATCATTGGCCAGGCCGTGAGGGTAACCGCTGCCGTCCACTTTTTCGTGGTGGTGCAGGCAGGCGTCCATCACCGCAGCGCTTGCCGTGCCCGCCTCTTGCAGCAGCGCATGGCCCTTTTCAGGGTGCGCCTTCACAATCACGAACTCTTCATCGGTGAGCCTGCCGGGCTTGTTGAGCACCTCCATGGGGATCAACGCCTTGCCCATGTCGTGCAGCAGGCCTGCAAGCCCTGCCTGCTGTACTTGCGCGTCATCAAGCCCCAATTCACGGGCCAGCGCGATCATCAGCGCGCACACCGCCACCGAGTGCATGTAGGTGTATTCATCGGCATTTTTCAGCCGCGCAAGGCTAATCAGTGCACCTGGGTTGCGGCTTACCGAGGAGGAAATTTCCTCCACCATGGCCTGGCAATCTTCGGCGCTCACCGCTTTGCCCATGCGCGCCTCGGCGAACATCTGGGTCACCGCCTCTTTGGCACGGCCACATATTTTCTGCGCGCGCGCCAGTTCCTGCGCCATGGAGGCCTTAATTTGCGCCTTGTTAATAGGCGCCTGGGCGATGGCCTCTACATCCGGCGCCGCCGCCTGGGGGCGCTCCTTTTCCTGGGCTTCAGTAATGTCTTTGCCCTGCTGGGTATCAATCCAGAGCTCGGTAATGCTGCTGGCGAGCACGCGCTGACGATCCGCCTCGGAATCCAGCAGAAACTTACTGCGCCAGAAAGGGTGCTCCATCCACGAGCCGCAAAACTCCTCTATGAACATGCCCACTTCCAGCATGTGTTTGGGGATCTTCTTGAGGTGCTTAGCCGCCATAGTGCCGTGGGCTCCAACTGTGAACTGCCCCAGTAAGACTAGCCGCCCGCCGGCGGAATGCCAAAACCCGATAGGTGTTGACATCATCTTGTAAATACGCATAATGTCGCGTCCTTGATTTGTACCAAGTTATTCACAGGAGCAACACGGTGGCTAATTCACCCCAAGCTAAAAAACGTGCTCGTCAGAACGAGAAGGCTCGTAAGCACAACGCCAGCCTGCGCTCCATGACGCGCACATATTTGAAAAAAGTGGTTTCAGCAATCAAAGCTGGCGACCAAGAAGCAGCTAAAGCAGCCTTTGCTGCCGCTGTACCCGTCCTCGATCGCATCGCGGATAAGGGCATCATCCACAAGAACAAGGCCGCTCGCCACAAGAGCCGCCTGAATGCGCAAATTAAAGCCCTGGCTGCTTAATTTGCCCTCGTGGTGATGTAAAAAAACCGGCGCAAGCCGGTTTTTTTATGCCTGAACAACGGATCAGGGCACCCGAAGGCGCCCCGCCCCCAGCCCTACAGCTCCATTTCCACCACAGTGGTGGGCATCAGGCTCAGCACCAGGTTATCGCGGTGAATCAGCTCCACCTCATCCATATAACCCAGTATTTCCTCAATGCTCTCGCTGGACTGGCCGGCAATGCGGCGGGCATCCAGCGCGCAGTAGTTTGCCAAGCCACGGGCCACTTCATTGCCCTCGCGATCCAGGCACAGCACCATGTCGCCACGGTTGAAGCTGCCAAACACGTCGGTGACCCCAACAGACAACAGGCTGCTACCATGCTCGCGCAGGCTTTCCACTGCACCGTCATCAAGGATCAACTCGCCACAGGTTTGCAGGTGGCCGGCTAACCAGTTCTTACGCGCCGTTTGCGGCTCTTCATCAGAGAGCAGCAAGGTACCCAGCGCCTCGCCCTGGGAAAGCCTGTCTATCACATCGGGAATGCGCCCCCCCACAATCACCGTGTGCGTGCCCGAAAGCGCCGCCAGGCGTGCTGCCCGCACCTTGGTGACCATGCCACCCCGGCCCAGGGCACCGCCATCGCCCGCCATTTCATCCAGGCGCTCGTCGCTGGCCGGCACGCGGTCTAGCAACTTGGCATCCGGGTTGCTGCGCGGATCATCGGTATACATGCCGTCTTGGTCGGTCAGCAGAATCAGCACATCGGCCTCCACAATGTTGGCCACCAACGCACCCAGGGTGTCGTTATCGCCAAAGCGGATTTCATCTGTGACTACGGTATCGTTTTCATTCACGATGGGCACAACGCCCAATTCAATGAGCGTTTTGATGGTTGAGCGCGCATTCAGGTAGCGCTCACGCGAGGCGAGATCGTCATGCACCAGCAAAATTTGCGCTGTTTGCAGATCGTACTTCAGAAATTCTTTTTCGTAGTTGTGCACCAGCGCCATCTGGCCCACGGCGGCGGCTGCCTGCAGCTCGTGCATCGCGTGCGGGCGGGTGGCCCACCCCAGGCGCCGCATACCGGCAGCCACAGCACCGGAAGACACCAGCACTAATTCAATGCCCTGCTGCCGCAGGCGCGCCATCTGCTCCACCCATCCGGCTATGGCGGGCTTATCCAGCCCCCGGCCATTGTTGGTGAGTAGCGAGCTGCCAATCTTAACAACCCAACGCTGTTTATTAAGTAACTCGGTCCGTTTACCACTTGTCTCCATAGTTGACCCGCTCCCCGTTCAGGTCGGTCTCTTCTCTAAGGTTCATAAACGAATTCAACATCATAGTCGTCTTCGTTCCAGTCATCGTCATCGTCGTCATGGCCGGCAGCTTTACGCTCGGCCTTGCGTGCGCGATAACGCTCGCGCAGCTCGGTAATGCGCTCGCGCGCCTCCTGCTGCATTTGCGCCTGAGCCAGCTGCTCAGCCTCGGCCAATTCGGGATCTTCCGACTCAGCCTCCCAGACGCCTTCAAGGTGATCCATCAACTGGCCGGCCAGTGCATCGGTGCCCTGCTGATTTATGCCGGCAATCTTGAACACCCGGCCCTCCCAGGCCATGGCATCCACCAGCGCCTGGCAGCGGGCATCAAACTCCTCCGCCGGCAGCAGGTCGGCCTTGTTCAAAACCAGCCAGCGCTCGCGCCCCGCCAAGGTAGGGCTGAAAGATGCCAGCTCGCGCTCAATGGCCAGTGCATTTTGAATGGGATCACTCTCATCGAATGGGGCCATATCCACCAAATGCAAGAGCACTCGGCAGCGGGTGAGGTGCTTCAAGAAGCGGATACCCAGCCCCGCACCCTCAGAGGCACCCTCAATCAGCCCCGGTAAATCGGCCACCACAAAACTGCGGTGCGCCTGCACCTTTACCACACCAAGGTTTGGCACCAGGGTGGTAAAAGGGTAGTTGGCCACTTTCGGTTTGGCCGAGCTCACCGCGCGGATAAACGTCGATTTACCCGCGTTGGGCAAGCCCAGCAAGCCCACATCGGCCAACACTTTTAATTCAAGCTTCAGATTGCGCTTCTGGCCTTCGCTGCCATGGGTGGTTTTGCGCGGCGCGCGGTTGGTTGAGCTCTTGAACCGGGTGTTACCCAGCCCGTGCCAACCACCTTTGGCCACCAGCAATTGCTCGCCGTGCGCACGCAGATCACCCAGCACCTCATCGGTATCCACATCAATCACGGTGGTACCCACAGGCACCTTCAGCACCACATCGGCACCCTTGGCACCGGTACACTGGCTTGAGCCGCCTTTTTGGCCGTTTTCTGCGCGATATTTAGGCTGGTAGCGGTAGTCAATCAGGGTGTTGAGGCTTTCATCACCCTCGAGGTACACGCTGCCGCCATCGCCACCGTCACCCCCATCGGGGCCACCCTTGGCAATGAATTTTTCGCGGCGAAAGCTCATGAGGCCATTTCCACCATCACCGGCAGCCACAAATATGGGCGCCTCATCTACAAACTTCACGCGTTGCTCCTGCCCCTGGGGGCCTAAATATCCGCGGCTACTATTTTAGCCAACTTTGGGTACATCAAACCAATCGATCAAAACGCAAAAAGCCCCATCGCGGACGACAGGGCTTTCCGAATACCAGGCAAAGGCCGAAATTAAGCAGCAGGAATGATGCTTACAAATTTACGGCTCTTGTCGCCTTTTACTTCAAACTTCACTTCACCGGTTGCCTTGGCAAACAGGGTGTGATCTTTACCAACACCTACGTTCTCACCGGCGTGGAAGCGAGTGCCACGCTGACGAACCAGGATGTTGCCTGCCAGCACTTGCTGACCGCCAAAGCGCTTAACACCAAGGCGTTTACTTTCGGAATCGCGACCGTTGCGCGTACTACCGCCAGCTTTCTTGTGAGCCATGAGTCAATACTCCTCTATTAAGCTTTGATGCCAGTGATTTTAACTTCAGTAAACCACTGACGATGACCTTGACGCTTCATCGAGTGCTTACGACGACGGAATTTAACAATTGTTACCTTGTCACCGCGACCGTGGCTTACGACTTCAGCTGTAACCTTGGCACCGTTCACCAAAGGCTCGCCCAGAGAAACCTTGTCGCCATCGGCGATCAGCATAACCTTGTCAAACTCAATGGTTTCACCGGTTGCTACTTCGATTTTCTCGAGCTTGAGGGTTTCACCCTCGACTACGCGATGCTGCTTGCCACCGCTTTCAAATACTGCGTACATTTACCGCTCCAATTGACAAAATTGGACGACACGAAGTAGCTCACCCACCAAGGCTTGCGTTTTATTAACTTGCGTCGTATGCAATTTCAGGGTGCGCGATTCTACTGGATGCCCAAAGCCCGCGCAAGCTGCTTTTTTGATCAGGCGCCCAAGCCTTGACACCCCAACGCCCCCTGCCTAGCATGGCCGCGCCCTATCCCATAAGCGAAAAGAACCAGATGCTGCCATTCCATCAAGCCGTTGCCACCGATTTCGAGCAGGTCAATCAGCTGATTATCGACAAGCTCCACTCCAACGTAGGCCTGGTGGAAAACATTGGCCACTACCTGGTGGAAGCCGGCGGCAAGCGCCTGCGCCCGCTGCTGGTGCTGCTGTGCGCCAATGCGCTGGGCTATAAGAAGGAAGCAAGACTGGAGCTTGCCGCCATTATCGAATTCATCCACACCGCCACCTTACTGCACGACGACGTGGTAGACGTCTCGGCATTGCGCCGTGGGCGCCCCACCGCCAACGCCCAATGGGGCAACGCGCCCTCGGTACTGGTGGGCGATTTCCTTTACTCACGGGCCTTTCAGATGATGGTGCGCATCGGCAACATGGATGTCATGGGCATTCTGGCCGACACCACCAACACCATATCCGAAGGTGAAGTACAGCAACTCGTAAACGCCAAGAACCCGGCAATCACCGAGGCCGACTACTACACCGTTATCCACAAAAAAACCGCCGCCCTGTTTGAAGCCGCCTGCGAAACCGCCGCCGTGCTTGCCGGCGCCGAGCCCGCGCTGCGCCAGGCCCTGCGCACCTACGGCTACCACCTGGGGCTGGCCTTTCAGCTGGTGGATGACGCGCTCGACTACCAGGGCGACGCCGAATCACTGGGTAAAAACGTGGGCGACGATTTAGCCGAAGGCAAACCCACACTGCCACTGCTCAGGGCCATGCAACAGGGCACCGAGGCGCAGGCTGCACTGGTTGCCAAGGCGCTGCGCGAGGGTGATGCCAGCCAGCTAGATGCCGTAGTGACGGTGGTTGAAGCCACAGGCGGCGCCACCTACACCCTGGATGCCGCGCGCGCCCAAGCCCAAAAAGCCATTGCACAACTGGCCGAACTGCCCGATTCCGACTATAAAAAGGCCTTGATCAGCTTGGCCAATTTCAGTGTAGATCGCGACCATTAAGCCCCGCTGCCAGCCAATAGGCAGGCTAGACAAGCCCCGCTCAGCCGGTAGAATGGCGGGCTTTGCAGATTGGGAATGAATGCAGCGCTTGGCCCTGCTCATTCCACCGGCCTTGCTTGCCGAGGCAACAACTACCCAGGCTCGACACAGGCCCCCAACCTAAATAGGCGACATATGATCCCTGAAGACAGAAAGAACGCCTACGCGCGCGAAGATCTCCTAGAGTGCGGCCACGGCCGTATGTTTGGCCCAGGCAACGCACAACTGCCGGTACCCAACATGCTGATGCTTGATCGCATCACCCACATTTCCGCGCAGGGCGGCGAATTCGGTAAGGGCGAAATCATTGCCGAACTGGATATCACCCCAGACCTGTGGTTCTTCGACTGCCACTTCCCCGGCGACCCGGTAATGCCCGGCTGCCTGGGCCTGGATGCCATGTGGCAGCTGGTGGGCTTCTTCCTGGCCTGGAAAGGCAACAAGGGCCGCGGTCGTGCACTGGGTTCAGGCGAGGTGAAATTCACCGGCCAAATCCTGCCAACCGCCAAGAAAGTCACCTACCATATCAATCTGAAGCGCGTCATTGAGCGCAAACTCGTTATGGGTATTGCCGATGGCCGCGTCTCTGTAGATGGCAAAGACATCTACTTTGCCAAAGATTTGCGTGTTGGCCTGTTCACCAACACCGACTCTTTCTAACTTAACCGAACACCCGCAGCCGGGCCGGCTTGCCGGCCCCAAAGCAATAACACAGGCTGCAACCGGCACCGCGCACCACCGGCGGGCCGCGACGATAATCAGAGGTCATATATGAAACGCGTTGTAGTTACCGGCTTAGGCATCACTTCCTGTCTGGGAACTGACAAAGCTTCGGTTACCGAAGCCCTGCGCGAGGGCCGCTCAGGCATTCGCTTTAAACAAGAATACGCCGACATGGGCTTTCGCAGCCACGTTGCAGGCGTAGTGGATATTGACCTTAAAGAACACATCGATCGCAAAACCCTGCGCTTTATGGGCGATGCGGCGGGCTACTCCTACGTTGCCATGAAGTCTGCCATTGAAGATGCGGGCTTAAGCGAAGAGCTGGTATCGAACGAGCGCACAGGCCTGATTATGGGCTCTGGCGGCGCCTCTTCTGCCAACCTGGTGGAATCTGCCGATATCGTGCGTGAAAAAGGCATCAAGCGTGTAGGCCCTTACCGCGTTACCCAAACCATGGGCTCTACTGTGTCTGCCTGTTTGGCCACGCCGTTTAAAATCAAGGGCTACAACTACTCCATAAGCTCCGCCTGCGCCACCAGTGCCCACTGCATTGGCAACGCCATGGAGCTGATTCAAATGGGCAAGCAAGACATCGTCTTCGCCGGCGGCGGCGAAGAAGAACACTGGACACTCACCGCCCTGTTCGACGCCATGGGTGCACTCTCTACCAAGTACAACGACACCCCGGAAAAAGCCTCGCGCGCCTACGACGCAGACCGCGACGGCTTTGTGATTGCCGGCGGCGGTGGCTGCCTGGTGCTGGAAGAGTATGAACACGCCAAAGCGCGCGGTGCGAAAATCTACGCAGAACTGGTAGGTTACGGCGCCACCTCAGACGGCTACGACATGGTAGCGCCCTCTGGCGAAGGTGCCGAGCGCTGCATGAAAATGGCCATGTCTACCGTTAAGGGCGACATCGACTACATCAACTCACACGGCACCTCTACCCCCGTGGGTGATGTGGCAGAGCTGGGCGCCATTACCCGCGTGTTTGGCGATAAATCGCCCGCCATCAGCTCCACCAAATCCCTAACCGGCCACTCGCTGGGTGCCACCGGCGTGCAGGAAGCCATTTACTGCCTGCTGATGATGGAAAACGAATTTCTGTGCGCCAGCGCCAACGTTGAAAACCTTGACGATGCCGCCAGCACACTGAACATTCTCACCGAGCGCAAAGAAGTCGGCATCAAGCGCGCCATGTCTAACAGCTTCGGCTTTGGCGGCACCAATGCCTGCCTGGTGTTTGAAAAGCTCGATTAACAAGCGTTAGTGAATTAAAAAAGGCGCCCATCCGGCGCCTTTTTTATGGGTTTACACAAAGCAAACGCCCCTGTGCAATTCACACACTTTGGGCATCGGCAACGAGATTGTGAAGCTTAAGCCAACGATTCACCACAGGCTTCAACCCCTGGCGCCAAGAGCGCGGCTGAATGCCGAAGTTTTCCCGCAGGCGGCGCATCTCCAGCACAGCGCTGTTGTCGGTGGGGGTTTCAAGCTCTTCAAGTTGCAGCTCACGGCCGGTTTCTGCCAGCACCATGTCGCGCACCTTATTGGCGAACACCAACTCAGAGCAGACATCGCTGCTGCCAAAATGCATCACGCCCCAGTTTTCGGCGCCGTAAATAATTTGCTGGGTCATGGCGTACACGGCGCGCACCACATCGGCAACCAGCACCGGCGTGCCGCGCCACTGATCGCTCACCACCGTGGCCCGCCCGGCCTGAAAATCTGCCAGCAAGCGCGCCAGCAAACTGCCACCTTCCGTTGAGAGCACCCAGCTTGAGCGCAACACAATCGAATGCGGCACAGAGTGCAACAACGCCTGCTCGGCGCGGTGGAACACCCGCGACAAATCGGTTTCCGCGCGCGCCTCATCTTGCTCGCCATGGCTTACCCGGCCCTCGCCGTGAAACACCCGGTAGCTCGACAAATGCACCACCGGCACCTTGCTGCCCGCCAGGCAGCTGGCCAGGCACTCTGCGCCACTTGCCAGCAACTCGGGCTTTACTGCAGCGCCTTCCCCCCAGCCGGTGGTGTTTAACACCAGCTGCGGCTTCACCTCGGCCAAATACGCCGACACCTGATGGCGGTCGGCCCAGTTAAGAGCTTCAGGGTGATCAGATACAAATCGAAAGGTTGTAGATTCGAATTTTTGTCGAAGGCCCGTGCCCAAGGGTGAGCCGGTATCGGTGAGCAAAATGGTAATGGCCATAAATTCAAATAACGTCAGAACGTGGTTGCAACAATCGCAAAACTCCAAGGCCCTACTCTACAAGGCCCGCCGGGATAAAACGAGCCGAATTTAGCCACATAAGGCTGCGCAAAGTGCCGCCCTTGTCACAGCATAGCCCATTGCGCTTAATACCTTTGCATTAAACTCAGCGCCCACACGCTTGCGCCGTTTGTACTGCCTGCAGGAATAGGTACACTAGCCCTCCTGCAACACGGATGATTGCGCCCAATGGAATTTTCTCAGGTCTCGCTTACCGCATTTATCAGCGCCGCCATTCTGGCGTGGGTGTTGGCTGCCGTACTGATGACACTGCGCGCAAAAAACAACCTGCTCGTGGGCTTTGCCATTGCCGCGGCCATGCACGGCCTCAACATGGCGGCCATCGCCCTCACCTTCAGCCGGTTCAACTTATCGTCGCACTATGTGTTGGTGATGGAGTGCCTGCACTTTGCCTTTTGGAGCCTGGCGCTGCGCTCGCTGCTCATTGGCACCACCCGCCATAAACTCCCCCCCAGCCTCACGCTGCTATTTGGCGTGTGCTGGCCGGTAACCGCGTTGGTGCTATTGGCGGCACTGCTGGGTTTTGATGCCATTCACCAGATTTCCACCTGGCTTGTATTGTTACTCTCGGTGGCGTGCCTGGTGGGCGTTGAACAGGTGTACCGCTACGCCACACAAAATAATCGCCCCAACAAACTTATTTGCATTTGCCTGGGCGCATTATTTTTGTACGACGTTTACCTCTACAGCCACGCCATTATTTTTCAGGAGTTCGACCCGCTGTTGTGGCAATCGCGGGCTGCGGTATCCATTGGCGTCACCCTGTTTCTAAGCCTGGGCATGCAGCTGCTTGCCCAGCAAGGGCCACTGCCTGCCAGTATCGCCCTGTCGCGCCCCATGGCCTTTTACACCACATCCTTACTGGCGGTGGGCTCACTGTTTATGGTGCTCGCACTCGGCGGCTACTATGTGCGCATATACAGCGGCAACTGGGGCTCGGTGGTTTACAGCATTGTGCTGATGGGCGCCACGCTGCTGATTCTCACACTGCTGGTTTCTTCACGGTTGCGCGCCCGGGTGGCGGTGCAACTGAATAAACACCTGTTTCGCCACAAATACGATTACCGCTCGGAATGGTTGCGCCTGATCAACTTTTTAGCCATGCCCACCGAAGACGCCAACGAGGCCAACCAGCGCGCGTTTTTGGCCGCAGCCTCCATTACCAAAGCGCCCGGTGGCGCCCTGTGGGTGCGCCGCTCAGATCAGTTTGTGCCGGTTTTTCAGTTGTCTATAAACAGCCAGCTGCACCTTGCCAACGAGCCCGCAAACAGCCCCTTTTGCACAACCTTGTTAAAATCCGAGTGGGTGTTTTTCCCCGCCGCCAAAGATAATCAAACCCTCAGCCAACACAACGAACAACTGCCCTTGTGGGCGGAAAACATTGAGGGCCTGTGGCTGATCTTCCCGCTCATTGCCGGCACAGAACTGATTGGCTTTATGGCGCTGAGCGAGCCACAAACGGGCTCTCCGCTCACCTGGGAGGATTTAGACCTTCTGAAAACCACCGGCCGCCAACTCGCCAGCTACCTGAAACTGCACCAGCAATCCGAAGAGCTGGTAGAAAATCGGCAGTTCGACACCTACAACAAACTGGTGGCATTCATTATTCACGATCTCAACAACCTGATTGCCCAGCAGGCGCTGGTGGTGAAAAATGCAGAGAAGCACAAAAGCAATCCGGCCTTCATAGACGACGCCATTGTAACCATCAGCAATTCCGTTGAGCGCATGCGCAACCTGCTGAAAAAACTTAAACGCAACAGCAATGAACTGGTGCAGGAAGTGCGCATATTCGATGCGGTGAAGCAGGCCATTGCCGAGTGCAACGGTAGCCGACAAATTCTCACCAGCGATTTGGCCCGTGGCGATCACTGCCTGCGCGCCGACATGATGCGCCTGGTAATGACCATCAGCCACTTTATTAAAAACGCCCAAGACGCCACGCCCGACGACGGCAGCGTACATGTTACACTGGAACTCTCCGACACCAGTGCCACAATTATCATCAGCGATACCGGCTGTGGCATGGATTGGGATTTCGTGCACAATCGCCTGTTCAAACCCTTCGACACCACCAAGTCGGGCAAGGGCATGGGTATAGGCGCCTATCTATCGCGCGAATACATCAAGGAATTGAACGGCAGCCTAGAGGTATACAGCCAGCTGAAGCAGGGGACAAAAGTCACCTTTAGCATTCCGGTGCACCTGCCTCAAGACACCGGCGCCCCGGCAAGGAAACCAGCAACACTATGAACACATCCACAGATCGCCCCACACTGTTAATTGTTGAAGATGATCGCGGGCTGCAAAGCCAACTGCGCTGGCATTTCGAGCAGTACGAAACCGTGTTTGCAGAAAACCGCAACGATGCCTGCGCCGCAGTGCGCAAGCATGAGGCAGCCGTCATCATTCAAGACCTTGGCCTACCGCCCGATGAAGATGGCACCGAAGAGGGCTTTAAGTGTGTTGAAGACATACTGCGCATTTCACCGCACACAAAAATCATTGTAATGACCGGCAAAACCGGCCACGAACACGCGGTAACCGCCATTGGCATGGGCGCTTACGACTACTACCAAAAACCGGTAGACCCCAATGCACTCGATTTAATCGTGCAGCGCGCCTTTCACATTCACCATCTGGAGGCCGAAAATCGCAGGCTGCAGGAAGTTCAGCAGCAGCCGCTGAACGGCCTGATCACCAACGACACCTCCATGCTGAAAATTTGCCGCACGCTGGAAAAAATTGCCCCCACCAACGTAACCTGCTGCATTCTGGGTGAAAGCGGCACCGGCAAAGAAGTTATGGCGCGCGCCATTCACCAGTTATCGCCCCGCGCCGAGCAACGCTTTGTGGCCATTAACTGCGCGGCAGTACCTGAAAATCTTATAGAGAGCGAACTGTTCGGCTATGAGAAAGGTGCCTTTACCGGGGCCGCCAAGCAAACCCTCGGCAAAATAGAAACCGCCAACGGCGGCACGCTGTTTCTTGATGAAATTGGCGATATGCCCCTAAACCTGCAAGCCAAGTTGCTGCGTTTTTTACAAGAACGCGTCATCGAGCGGCTGGGGGGCCACAAGGAAATCCCCGTGGATGTGCGCGTAGTGTGCGCCACCAACAAAGACCTGGAGGCCATGGTGGCCGAGGGCAGCTTTCGTGAAGATTTGTTTTATCGCATCAGTGAAATTACCGTGCCCATCCCGCCCCTGCGTGATCGCAACGGCGATAAAGTGCTATTAGCCCGCCATTTCAAGCGCCGGTTCGCCAAAGAGCACGACCAGGTGATTAACGATTTCACCCCAGAGGCCGTAAACGCCATTGAGGCCCACAACTGGCCCGGCAATGTGCGCGAAATGGAAAACAAAATTAAACGGGCCGTGATTATGGCCGAAAGCAAGATGATCACCTGCGACGACTTGGGGCTACGCGCAAGCGATGGCCTCAGCCTTAACTTGCGCCAAGTGCGCAGCACCGCAGAAAAGGCCGCCATTTTGCAGGCGCTCAGCATGTCAGACAACAACATATCGGGTGCAGCCAAGTTGCTGGGCATCACCCGCCCCACCTTTTACGACCTGATTAAGAAATACGAACTCAACATTACCACCCACTCTTAAACTTTTTTAGCGAAATATGAGAGGGGTGTCACAGGCGCCGGTGATGGCGCCTCCTTCCCTTGCACTCAAAACCTAATCAGACAAAAGTAGCTGCCAGATAAAAATAAGGTTTTTATTTCGGTATGCTTTCAAAATTATTTCTTACCCTAACCGCGGGGCTGCTTCTGGCTGCTTGCGGTGGTGCTGGCAACAGCAACGATACCCCAACCAGCCCAGGGCCTGCACCGGCCACCCCATCGCCTACCCCTGCGCCATCGCCTACGCCATCACCCACAACTACGCCCACAAGCGTTATACAGGGCCAAGCCGTTGCCACCTGGCAACTGCCCACCCTGCGTGAAAATGGCACACCACTGCTCACCCAAGAAATTGGCGGCTTCGAAATACGTTATCGAAAACTTGCTACACCGGATTTCACCTACCTGGTTGTAGAGGGCACCCAGCATAGCTACACATTTGACAACCTTTACGGTGAATTTGTATTCCAGATTGCCGCCTACGATAACAACGGCCTTTACAGCCAGTTTGTGCCACTGACAGTGCTGCACTAGGCGCACGCCTAACCGGTGCTGCTGGCGCTGTCAGGATTTTTTACAAAAGATGCTTTAGACGCCAAGCATCCCCACGCCAAATGATTGATTTCCCTTCACTTTACCTCCTTCGGCCTAGTTTATGCAGCGCCACCCAGCGTAAAGCATGAGCAAAAACTGCATAGCTACAGAAGGAATTACCATGAATTATTTCAGAACCTTATGGCTTTTCTGTGCAATGGCACTCACCACACAAGCAACCCATGCAAGCCTG
This genomic stretch from Simiduia sp. 21SJ11W-1 harbors:
- a CDS encoding sugar nucleotide-binding protein, with product MAITILLTDTGSPLGTGLRQKFESTTFRFVSDHPEALNWADRHQVSAYLAEVKPQLVLNTTGWGEGAAVKPELLASGAECLASCLAGSKVPVVHLSSYRVFHGEGRVSHGEQDEARAETDLSRVFHRAEQALLHSVPHSIVLRSSWVLSTEGGSLLARLLADFQAGRATVVSDQWRGTPVLVADVVRAVYAMTQQIIYGAENWGVMHFGSSDVCSELVFANKVRDMVLAETGRELQLEELETPTDNSAVLEMRRLRENFGIQPRSWRQGLKPVVNRWLKLHNLVADAQSV
- the prsK gene encoding XrtA/PEP-CTERM system histidine kinase PrsK — encoded protein: MEFSQVSLTAFISAAILAWVLAAVLMTLRAKNNLLVGFAIAAAMHGLNMAAIALTFSRFNLSSHYVLVMECLHFAFWSLALRSLLIGTTRHKLPPSLTLLFGVCWPVTALVLLAALLGFDAIHQISTWLVLLLSVACLVGVEQVYRYATQNNRPNKLICICLGALFLYDVYLYSHAIIFQEFDPLLWQSRAAVSIGVTLFLSLGMQLLAQQGPLPASIALSRPMAFYTTSLLAVGSLFMVLALGGYYVRIYSGNWGSVVYSIVLMGATLLILTLLVSSRLRARVAVQLNKHLFRHKYDYRSEWLRLINFLAMPTEDANEANQRAFLAAASITKAPGGALWVRRSDQFVPVFQLSINSQLHLANEPANSPFCTTLLKSEWVFFPAAKDNQTLSQHNEQLPLWAENIEGLWLIFPLIAGTELIGFMALSEPQTGSPLTWEDLDLLKTTGRQLASYLKLHQQSEELVENRQFDTYNKLVAFIIHDLNNLIAQQALVVKNAEKHKSNPAFIDDAIVTISNSVERMRNLLKKLKRNSNELVQEVRIFDAVKQAIAECNGSRQILTSDLARGDHCLRADMMRLVMTISHFIKNAQDATPDDGSVHVTLELSDTSATIIISDTGCGMDWDFVHNRLFKPFDTTKSGKGMGIGAYLSREYIKELNGSLEVYSQLKQGTKVTFSIPVHLPQDTGAPARKPATL
- the prsR gene encoding PEP-CTERM-box response regulator transcription factor produces the protein MNTSTDRPTLLIVEDDRGLQSQLRWHFEQYETVFAENRNDACAAVRKHEAAVIIQDLGLPPDEDGTEEGFKCVEDILRISPHTKIIVMTGKTGHEHAVTAIGMGAYDYYQKPVDPNALDLIVQRAFHIHHLEAENRRLQEVQQQPLNGLITNDTSMLKICRTLEKIAPTNVTCCILGESGTGKEVMARAIHQLSPRAEQRFVAINCAAVPENLIESELFGYEKGAFTGAAKQTLGKIETANGGTLFLDEIGDMPLNLQAKLLRFLQERVIERLGGHKEIPVDVRVVCATNKDLEAMVAEGSFREDLFYRISEITVPIPPLRDRNGDKVLLARHFKRRFAKEHDQVINDFTPEAVNAIEAHNWPGNVREMENKIKRAVIMAESKMITCDDLGLRASDGLSLNLRQVRSTAEKAAILQALSMSDNNISGAAKLLGITRPTFYDLIKKYELNITTHS